Proteins found in one Tumebacillus sp. BK434 genomic segment:
- a CDS encoding non-ribosomal peptide synthetase, with translation MTLKENIQDIYSLSPMQKGMLLNHAVDPTSAAYTEQFDFRIGGEVEPERMQWALNKLSARHDILRTVFSYRKTDEPRQVVLKSRPPEFTVLDLRDAGSVEMAEAAVEAFKTEQRGRGFDLSGEVLVRGALLQLADGAWSFVFTFHHILLDGWSLAPLFQELFGYYDNWTLGAPDTAAPPAQPYADYIRWLQQQDEARAAAYWQDYLEGYEKAAVLPTLSGAEGAYAHATHVFQLPASITAELSTFAKERGLTVNTVFQTAWGVVLQKYNYTRDVVFGNVVSGRPAELPGIENMVGLFINTQPLRIRSTAEDTFAALCAKVHQASFASFPYEYYPLYEIQSSAKLKNNLLHHIVAFENYPLAEQLRDLSTGREGGIRIEAVHVFEQTNYDFHIVVNPGAEVVVNFTYNANRYSQDVMEGLQRSLLTVLEAALAEPEQRVDLLPAAAAADRARVLEDWNGSAHPALPERSVHEVFRDVAAKFSAKIALKWNDQTYTYRELDAWSDRVALHLQEQGLSASDAVGLLLPRCPEMVAGMLGILKIGASFVPLDMANSAERLQYMIEDAGLRVVCTRSDLTAHLPQGQISVAVDQLPPSAAEQTQLAELPAQADRQAYLMYTSGSSGQPKGCKITHRNILRLVFGPDFVDFGPEQVILQTGSPAFDASTFEVWGALLHGGTLVLVGEEDLLEAERLQAALHKHAVRTMWLTSPLFNRFCEENPAMFATLETLVVGGDALSVRHIRRAQEHAPHLRVVNGYGPTENTTFSTTHLVTAQDLERERIPIGKPLAHSTVYIVDQGLQLLPPGAIGEICVGGDGVGLGYLNKPEQTAKQFLPDPFAEGGRMYRTGDLGRWLPDGTVDYIGRTDFQVKIRGYRVELGEIERALEKLPQIKEVTVQIKELGQDKQLCAYYTSEAEVEIAEWRKLLAAKLPPYMIPSFFVRLETMPLTVNGKIDAGALPDPMLFRSESRAPSRAQNEMEQKITDICAAVLGVPSDSIGLDDHFFEIGINSLNMIAINNRLKAELQRNIPLTAMFEHTSVALLADYLNSDDTAAKEAEAAKQQEQEISKSRGVLVKSKALMRRLEEEE, from the coding sequence ATGACTCTCAAAGAGAATATCCAAGATATATACAGCCTGTCACCGATGCAAAAGGGCATGCTGCTCAACCACGCAGTCGATCCGACATCTGCCGCCTACACGGAACAATTCGACTTCCGCATCGGAGGCGAGGTGGAGCCGGAGCGCATGCAGTGGGCGCTGAACAAGCTGTCTGCCAGACATGACATCCTGCGGACGGTGTTCTCCTATCGCAAGACGGATGAGCCGCGGCAAGTGGTGCTGAAATCGCGTCCGCCGGAGTTTACCGTCCTCGACTTGCGGGACGCTGGATCGGTGGAAATGGCCGAAGCGGCGGTGGAAGCTTTTAAGACGGAACAGCGCGGGCGCGGTTTTGACCTCAGCGGTGAAGTGCTGGTGCGCGGAGCGTTGCTGCAACTGGCCGATGGGGCGTGGAGCTTCGTGTTCACCTTCCATCACATCTTGCTGGACGGCTGGTCGCTGGCACCTTTGTTCCAAGAGCTGTTCGGCTACTACGACAACTGGACGCTGGGGGCGCCGGACACGGCTGCCCCTCCCGCCCAGCCATATGCCGATTACATCCGCTGGCTGCAGCAGCAAGACGAAGCGCGGGCGGCCGCGTACTGGCAGGACTATCTGGAAGGCTATGAAAAAGCGGCTGTGCTGCCCACATTGAGCGGTGCGGAAGGGGCGTATGCACACGCCACGCACGTGTTTCAACTGCCGGCAAGCATCACGGCGGAGTTGAGCACATTCGCCAAGGAGCGCGGTCTGACGGTCAACACCGTCTTTCAAACCGCCTGGGGCGTGGTGTTGCAGAAGTACAATTACACGCGCGACGTGGTCTTTGGCAACGTCGTGTCGGGGCGTCCGGCCGAGCTGCCCGGCATCGAAAACATGGTCGGGCTGTTCATCAACACCCAGCCGCTGCGTATCCGCTCGACAGCGGAAGACACGTTCGCAGCGCTTTGTGCCAAGGTGCATCAAGCCAGCTTTGCCTCCTTCCCATACGAATATTATCCCTTGTATGAGATTCAAAGCAGCGCTAAGTTGAAGAACAACTTGCTGCATCATATCGTCGCGTTTGAGAACTATCCGCTGGCCGAACAGCTGCGCGATCTGAGCACCGGCCGTGAAGGCGGCATTCGCATCGAAGCGGTGCACGTCTTCGAGCAGACCAACTACGATTTTCATATCGTGGTCAATCCGGGCGCGGAGGTTGTGGTGAATTTTACGTACAACGCGAACCGCTACAGCCAGGATGTGATGGAAGGGCTGCAGCGCAGCCTGCTCACCGTGCTGGAAGCCGCTTTGGCGGAACCGGAGCAGCGGGTCGACTTGCTGCCGGCCGCTGCGGCGGCAGACCGTGCACGGGTGCTGGAAGACTGGAACGGCTCCGCACATCCTGCGCTCCCGGAGCGGAGCGTTCATGAGGTGTTCCGCGATGTGGCCGCCAAGTTCTCCGCCAAGATTGCGCTGAAGTGGAACGACCAGACCTACACCTACCGGGAACTGGACGCTTGGTCGGACCGCGTTGCGCTGCACTTGCAAGAACAGGGGCTCAGCGCGTCCGATGCGGTCGGGCTGCTCCTGCCGCGCTGCCCGGAGATGGTCGCCGGGATGCTCGGCATTTTGAAAATCGGCGCTTCCTTCGTCCCGCTCGACATGGCCAACTCGGCCGAGCGGCTGCAATACATGATCGAAGATGCCGGGCTGCGGGTGGTCTGCACGCGCTCCGATCTGACGGCACATCTGCCCCAAGGCCAGATCAGCGTGGCGGTCGACCAACTGCCCCCGTCCGCTGCGGAGCAAACACAGCTGGCCGAACTGCCTGCGCAGGCGGATCGCCAAGCGTATCTGATGTACACCTCAGGCTCCTCCGGGCAGCCAAAGGGCTGCAAGATCACCCACCGCAACATCTTGCGTTTGGTGTTCGGCCCTGATTTTGTCGACTTTGGGCCGGAGCAGGTGATCCTGCAGACCGGGTCGCCCGCATTTGACGCATCCACGTTCGAAGTGTGGGGCGCTTTGCTGCACGGCGGCACTTTGGTGCTGGTCGGCGAGGAAGACCTGCTGGAAGCGGAGCGGCTGCAAGCGGCGCTGCACAAGCACGCGGTGCGAACGATGTGGCTGACATCGCCTTTGTTCAATCGTTTCTGCGAAGAGAACCCGGCGATGTTTGCCACGTTGGAAACGCTGGTCGTCGGCGGCGACGCGCTGTCGGTGCGCCACATCCGCCGAGCGCAGGAGCACGCGCCGCATCTGCGCGTGGTCAACGGCTACGGCCCGACCGAAAACACGACCTTCTCCACAACGCATCTCGTCACCGCGCAAGATCTGGAACGGGAGCGGATTCCGATCGGGAAGCCGCTGGCCCATTCGACCGTCTACATCGTCGATCAGGGCCTGCAACTGCTCCCGCCGGGCGCGATCGGCGAGATCTGCGTCGGCGGCGACGGGGTCGGCCTCGGCTATCTGAACAAGCCTGAGCAGACGGCCAAGCAGTTCCTGCCCGACCCGTTTGCCGAGGGCGGACGGATGTACCGCACGGGCGACTTGGGCCGCTGGCTGCCGGACGGGACGGTCGATTACATCGGCCGCACCGACTTCCAAGTGAAAATCCGCGGCTACCGCGTTGAGCTTGGGGAGATCGAGCGGGCGCTGGAGAAGCTGCCGCAGATCAAAGAGGTGACCGTCCAGATCAAAGAGCTGGGCCAAGACAAGCAGCTCTGTGCGTACTACACCTCCGAAGCGGAAGTGGAGATCGCAGAGTGGCGCAAACTGCTCGCCGCCAAACTGCCGCCCTACATGATTCCTTCCTTCTTTGTGCGGCTGGAGACGATGCCGCTGACGGTGAACGGGAAGATCGATGCGGGAGCGCTGCCCGACCCGATGCTGTTCCGATCCGAATCGCGCGCTCCGTCGCGGGCGCAAAACGAGATGGAGCAGAAAATCACCGACATCTGCGCGGCCGTCTTGGGCGTGCCAAGCGACAGCATCGGCCTCGATGACCATTTCTTCGAGATCGGCATCAACTCGCTGAACATGATCGCCATCAACAACCGCCTGAAAGCGGAGTTGCAGCGCAACATCCCGCTGACGGCGATGTTTGAGCACACCAGCGTCGCGCTGTTGGCCGACTATCTGAACAGCGACGACACGGCCGCCAAGGAAGCGGAGGCTGCCAAGCAGCAAGAGCAGGAGATCTCCAAATCGCGCGGCGTCTTGGTCAAATCGAAAGCGCTGATGCGCAGATTGGAGGAGGAGGAGTGA
- a CDS encoding non-ribosomal peptide synthetase, whose product MATEKLDLKKELTRYLLAKVKQKDLAPDVAIEYIKELQSMPEREANETIAIVGVGCKFPDADDPDQFWDNLASGRNSIRSFPSARADDCRRIGEDPSVYMHAGFLERVDQFDPEYFNIPPRVAVKMDPYHRLLLQVLIETIEDAGYHRGQIKGRNIGIYIGNDHTHRLVNSYLSFLSEADFTVLTGSWTGVLASRLSYLLNLRGPAMVIDTACSSSLVALDSAVKAIWQGDCESALVGGANLLLTPGNFGVDDIQSDDFVVRAFDYRAEGTVWGEGVAAVYLKPLSKALADRDHIYGVIRGMAMNNDGTSNGLTAPNARAQQEVLAKAWERAGIPPETISYLETHGTGTKLGDPIEIKGLTSAFAKHTAKRQFCAIGSIKTNIGHTVGAAGMASLIKVLLALREEKLPPSLNFDQPNPLIDFSNSPVYLQAELTDWAAGEAPRRAGISSFSLSGTNAHVVVEEAPREARSAAEHGWNLLPLSGRTPELLLKSAMRYLQHLRRNDHLRADDISFTACTGREHEPVRAAILGRDATELCSALEALIAALAQRGQADDALSGLVRQEASFSLFVTTAPSGGGAQIDAAAAQGIELCAQPEARANRKLWEALADAFVQGAYLDFAPLFAGREVRRVSLPTRVFDNRRFWDETPRQVAVRARGGEAEQEPARQADMLWAQAQTAATRLGESAGTADPVEHFVAWVWSEVLGYSQIQPHDDFYGLGGDSVTGLRIIQGISVTFGVELPISVLMGTPVFSGFVQRLKTEFGVDEQAIAAAQASSSATGSDRAEPATPFPLSPAQNRIFLTSHLQPESLGYNVTSAKRMQGQVDLAEVNAIFRQLIARHDSLRTSFHLEAGTPVQRVQAEVEFAVEHRVLAGDPTQSREQQVQAELAEFVRPFDLSQAPLIRARLMQFADGESYLALDIHHIVTDGSSMGVLFHDYMTLAAGGRPQPLRMSYREAVEWLCSRQEEARFEKQRDWWRQEFADGVPMLELPADRPRPTAMREAEGERIFHTLPGEMTQQLKSLAKTSGATLFMVLMAAFHQLLARLGNERDVVIGTPVAGRSRMELQPLVGMFVNTLPVRTRSQESDTFLHLVQNVKATVLGAYEHQDYPYEKMIEDVQPERIPGRNPLFDVYFAMQNIDMGLGGTEETEIRFESGSAKFDMTVTVRETPDGLLIEWEYATALFKGSRMQRMVQQYQRLLTAILANPQHTLAELELELIAEEERRLLLHEWNDTATNYPGPKGIVSLFEEIVERQPEAAALIMDGQQLSYQELNARSNRIARSIVENGVQPGTAVALLLERSFDMIASLLGVLKAGCYYLPLDASLPAARIQAMIADGCAPLLVTHRGLEASVLDGETAGVKVLRLEAVDADLPAHNLGLEACGEDLAYILYTSGSTGMPKGTLIRQKSVIRVVRDAGYLTITSEDVFLQISNYSFDGATFDIYGALLNGARLVLLHKEEVGNPQAMRALIHGQGVTVFFITTSLFNVLIDASPDCFDNMRAVLIGGEALSFHHVQKAFARLGPNRLINGYGPTETTVFAVCHVIQEVREGEGLPIGRAIGNTTLYVLDDQMRLQPIGVPGELYIGGEGLAVGYLNRPELTAERFVDHPFQPGERLYRTGDLVSWDEAGYLHYLGRLDQQVKLRGFRIELLEVDAAARKVPGVREVCAGVHVSDSGAGTLCLWVEPFDMEAFDGETLRQALALVLPEYMVPSFVLPVADMPLNKNGKIDRSKLPAPSMMQRESGTLPRDEREAMLVGIWEQVLGVTPGIEDNFFALGGDSIKAIQVAAKVQAAGLGLEMAMLFQHPTVAALAPHLQAARATEAEQGVVSGPCAPTVIQKAFAEQVHPPGHYTQAMLIQGVTGLEAGKLAAALTRLCQHHDALRMSVNEDGSLRLRGLEEGDLFHLSELPAGAAETEQRDAFLTAQRRLQLERGPLIAAVMSADAGMLMLAIHHIAVDVVSWNTLLEDLVSLLADAEQPLPFKTTSLPAWTSLLHEWAEQGGAVTELPYWRETAIAAQAEQTPLSLQTYRYAETAEVTCTIGGATGDALGGEANRAFHTETVHLVLSVLTRALCNWTDTSALLLNLEGHGREEFAHGLDVSRTVGWFTSNYPVLFQTGADAGETVKSLKETLRSVPRRGFGYGVLKALTPGLSEEDQALLASMRPAVNFNYLGLQGAQQQDGVTVEALSADLTVDGDCAFPWALDIVGSQTGAGITFAIRYATSQFASAQMNELLTKITEAADELVQFCLARPNGEKTASDFTVSPLRQEELESILDDLDL is encoded by the coding sequence ATGGCAACTGAGAAACTCGACCTCAAAAAAGAGCTGACGCGCTATCTGCTGGCCAAAGTGAAGCAGAAAGACCTGGCTCCCGACGTCGCCATTGAATACATCAAAGAGCTGCAGTCGATGCCGGAGCGGGAAGCGAACGAGACGATCGCAATCGTAGGGGTGGGTTGCAAGTTTCCCGATGCGGACGACCCGGATCAATTCTGGGACAACCTTGCCTCCGGACGCAACTCGATCCGTTCGTTTCCCTCCGCGCGGGCGGACGATTGCCGACGGATCGGGGAAGACCCGTCCGTCTACATGCACGCCGGATTTTTGGAGCGTGTCGATCAGTTCGATCCGGAGTATTTCAACATCCCGCCCCGCGTCGCCGTCAAGATGGACCCGTATCATCGCCTGCTCCTGCAGGTGCTGATCGAGACGATTGAAGACGCGGGCTATCACCGTGGGCAGATCAAAGGCCGCAATATCGGGATCTATATCGGCAATGACCACACGCACCGCCTGGTCAACTCCTATCTGTCGTTCTTGTCGGAGGCCGACTTTACGGTGCTGACCGGCTCGTGGACAGGGGTGCTGGCCAGCCGCCTGTCCTATCTGCTCAACTTGCGCGGACCGGCGATGGTCATCGACACGGCGTGCTCCTCTTCGCTGGTCGCATTGGACAGCGCGGTCAAAGCGATCTGGCAGGGAGATTGTGAAAGTGCGCTGGTCGGCGGCGCGAACTTGCTGCTCACGCCCGGCAATTTCGGCGTCGATGACATTCAGTCTGACGATTTTGTCGTGCGGGCGTTCGATTACCGGGCGGAAGGCACCGTCTGGGGTGAAGGGGTGGCGGCCGTCTATCTCAAGCCGCTGTCCAAGGCGCTCGCCGACCGCGATCACATCTACGGCGTGATTCGCGGCATGGCGATGAACAACGACGGGACGTCGAACGGGCTGACCGCTCCCAACGCCCGGGCCCAGCAGGAAGTGCTGGCCAAGGCGTGGGAGCGGGCGGGCATCCCGCCGGAGACGATCTCCTATCTGGAAACGCACGGCACAGGCACTAAGCTCGGCGATCCGATCGAGATCAAAGGCTTGACCAGCGCGTTTGCCAAACACACGGCGAAGCGCCAGTTCTGCGCGATCGGCTCGATCAAAACGAACATCGGCCATACGGTCGGCGCGGCCGGGATGGCTTCGCTGATCAAAGTCTTGCTGGCGCTGCGCGAAGAAAAGCTGCCGCCCAGCCTCAATTTTGACCAGCCGAATCCTTTGATCGACTTCAGCAACAGCCCGGTGTACCTGCAGGCGGAGCTGACCGACTGGGCAGCCGGAGAAGCGCCGCGGCGGGCCGGGATCAGCTCGTTCAGCCTGTCGGGCACGAACGCCCACGTTGTCGTCGAAGAGGCGCCCCGCGAGGCGAGGAGTGCGGCCGAGCACGGCTGGAACCTGCTGCCGCTGTCCGGCCGCACGCCGGAGCTGCTGCTGAAGTCGGCGATGCGTTACCTGCAGCATTTGCGTCGCAATGACCACTTGCGGGCAGACGACATCAGCTTTACGGCCTGCACCGGGCGCGAGCATGAGCCGGTGCGCGCGGCGATCTTGGGCCGCGATGCAACGGAGCTGTGCAGCGCGCTGGAAGCGTTGATCGCAGCCTTGGCGCAGCGCGGACAAGCGGACGATGCGCTGTCGGGTCTGGTGCGGCAGGAAGCGTCGTTCTCGCTGTTTGTCACCACCGCGCCAAGCGGCGGCGGTGCGCAGATCGATGCGGCCGCTGCGCAAGGGATCGAGCTGTGCGCGCAGCCGGAAGCCCGCGCGAACCGCAAGTTGTGGGAAGCGTTGGCTGACGCTTTTGTGCAAGGCGCTTATCTGGATTTTGCTCCCCTGTTCGCAGGGCGTGAGGTCCGGCGCGTTTCCTTGCCGACCCGTGTGTTCGACAACCGGCGGTTCTGGGATGAGACCCCGCGTCAGGTGGCCGTTCGGGCCCGCGGCGGCGAAGCGGAGCAAGAGCCGGCACGCCAGGCGGACATGCTGTGGGCGCAGGCGCAGACGGCGGCGACCCGCTTGGGCGAGTCGGCCGGCACTGCCGATCCGGTCGAGCATTTTGTCGCTTGGGTCTGGTCGGAAGTGCTCGGCTACTCGCAGATCCAGCCACACGATGATTTTTACGGGCTGGGCGGCGATTCGGTCACCGGCCTGCGCATCATCCAAGGGATCAGCGTGACGTTCGGCGTGGAACTGCCGATCTCGGTGCTGATGGGCACGCCGGTCTTCTCCGGGTTCGTGCAACGCTTGAAAACGGAATTTGGCGTCGACGAGCAAGCGATTGCGGCGGCGCAGGCGAGCAGCTCCGCCACCGGGTCAGACCGGGCAGAGCCGGCCACGCCGTTCCCGTTGTCCCCGGCGCAGAACCGCATTTTTCTGACCTCGCATCTGCAGCCGGAGTCGCTTGGCTACAACGTCACCAGCGCCAAGCGGATGCAGGGCCAGGTCGATCTTGCCGAAGTGAACGCGATTTTCCGGCAGTTGATCGCGCGGCATGACAGCTTGCGCACCTCGTTCCATCTGGAAGCAGGGACGCCGGTGCAGCGGGTGCAGGCTGAGGTCGAGTTTGCGGTCGAACATCGGGTGCTCGCTGGCGATCCGACCCAGAGCCGTGAGCAGCAGGTGCAGGCGGAACTGGCGGAGTTTGTCCGCCCCTTCGATCTGAGCCAGGCGCCGCTGATCCGGGCGAGACTGATGCAGTTTGCCGATGGCGAGTCCTACCTGGCGCTCGACATTCACCATATCGTGACGGACGGCAGTTCGATGGGCGTGCTGTTCCACGACTATATGACATTAGCGGCAGGCGGACGTCCGCAGCCGCTGCGGATGAGCTATCGGGAAGCGGTGGAGTGGCTGTGCAGCCGGCAGGAGGAAGCGCGCTTCGAAAAGCAGCGCGACTGGTGGCGGCAGGAATTTGCGGACGGCGTGCCGATGCTGGAACTGCCGGCCGACCGGCCGCGTCCAACGGCGATGCGCGAGGCGGAAGGGGAGCGCATCTTCCATACGCTGCCCGGCGAGATGACTCAGCAGCTCAAGTCGCTTGCGAAAACGTCAGGCGCGACGCTGTTCATGGTCTTGATGGCCGCCTTCCATCAACTGCTCGCCCGGCTTGGCAACGAGCGGGATGTGGTGATCGGCACCCCGGTGGCGGGGCGGTCGCGGATGGAGCTGCAGCCGTTGGTCGGCATGTTCGTCAACACGCTGCCGGTGCGCACCCGTTCGCAGGAGAGCGATACGTTCCTCCACCTGGTGCAGAACGTGAAAGCGACCGTGCTCGGCGCGTACGAGCATCAAGACTATCCCTATGAAAAGATGATCGAGGATGTGCAGCCGGAACGGATTCCGGGGCGCAATCCGCTGTTTGATGTCTATTTTGCCATGCAGAATATCGACATGGGTCTTGGCGGCACCGAGGAGACGGAGATCCGCTTCGAATCGGGCAGCGCGAAATTTGACATGACGGTCACCGTGCGCGAAACGCCGGACGGCCTGCTGATCGAATGGGAATATGCCACAGCGCTGTTTAAGGGCAGCCGGATGCAGCGCATGGTGCAGCAGTATCAGCGATTGCTCACCGCGATCCTCGCCAACCCGCAGCATACGCTGGCCGAATTGGAGTTGGAGCTGATCGCAGAAGAAGAGCGCCGTCTGCTTCTGCACGAGTGGAATGACACGGCGACCAACTATCCCGGACCGAAAGGGATCGTGTCCCTGTTTGAAGAGATCGTCGAGCGGCAGCCGGAAGCGGCCGCGCTGATCATGGACGGGCAGCAGTTGAGCTATCAGGAGCTGAACGCCCGCAGCAATCGCATCGCCCGAAGCATTGTGGAAAACGGAGTGCAGCCGGGCACAGCTGTGGCGCTCTTGCTGGAGCGCTCGTTCGACATGATCGCGTCGCTCCTCGGCGTGCTCAAAGCAGGCTGTTATTACCTGCCGCTCGATGCGAGCTTGCCGGCGGCCCGCATCCAGGCGATGATCGCCGATGGTTGCGCGCCGCTTCTGGTCACGCATCGCGGGCTGGAAGCAAGCGTGCTGGACGGCGAGACTGCCGGTGTGAAGGTGCTGCGTTTGGAGGCGGTAGACGCCGACCTGCCCGCCCACAACCTTGGGCTGGAAGCGTGCGGCGAAGACCTCGCCTACATCTTGTATACATCCGGGTCGACCGGTATGCCCAAAGGCACGCTGATCCGCCAGAAAAGCGTGATCCGCGTGGTGCGGGATGCGGGCTATCTGACGATCACGTCAGAAGACGTCTTCCTGCAGATCTCCAACTACTCATTTGACGGCGCCACGTTCGACATTTATGGGGCGTTGCTGAACGGAGCGCGACTGGTGCTGTTGCATAAAGAAGAAGTCGGGAATCCGCAAGCGATGCGCGCACTTATCCACGGGCAGGGAGTCACGGTGTTCTTCATCACCACCTCGCTGTTCAACGTGCTGATCGACGCCAGCCCGGACTGCTTTGACAACATGCGGGCGGTGCTGATCGGCGGCGAAGCGCTCTCGTTCCATCACGTGCAAAAAGCGTTCGCCCGCTTGGGTCCGAACCGCCTGATCAATGGATACGGCCCGACCGAAACGACCGTCTTTGCCGTCTGTCACGTGATTCAAGAGGTGCGGGAAGGGGAAGGTCTGCCGATCGGACGTGCGATCGGCAACACCACCTTGTACGTGCTGGACGATCAGATGCGCCTGCAGCCGATCGGCGTGCCGGGCGAGCTGTATATCGGCGGCGAGGGGCTGGCCGTCGGGTATTTGAATCGGCCGGAGCTGACCGCCGAGCGTTTTGTCGACCATCCGTTCCAGCCGGGCGAGCGATTGTATCGCACGGGCGATCTCGTGTCGTGGGACGAAGCGGGGTATCTCCATTACCTCGGACGGCTCGACCAGCAAGTTAAACTGCGCGGGTTCCGCATCGAGTTGTTAGAGGTCGACGCGGCGGCGCGCAAAGTGCCGGGCGTGCGCGAAGTCTGCGCGGGCGTGCATGTCAGCGATTCGGGCGCAGGCACGCTGTGCTTGTGGGTCGAGCCGTTCGACATGGAGGCGTTTGACGGTGAAACGCTGCGACAGGCGCTCGCGCTCGTGCTGCCCGAGTATATGGTGCCGAGCTTTGTGCTGCCGGTCGCGGACATGCCGCTGAACAAAAACGGGAAGATCGACAGAAGCAAACTGCCTGCACCGAGCATGATGCAGCGCGAATCTGGCACCTTGCCCCGCGATGAGCGGGAAGCGATGCTGGTCGGCATCTGGGAACAGGTGCTGGGCGTTACGCCGGGCATCGAAGACAATTTCTTCGCGCTGGGCGGCGACTCGATCAAAGCGATCCAAGTCGCGGCGAAAGTGCAGGCGGCAGGACTTGGGCTGGAGATGGCGATGCTGTTCCAGCATCCGACCGTGGCGGCGCTGGCCCCGCATCTGCAGGCGGCGCGCGCGACAGAAGCGGAGCAAGGCGTGGTCAGCGGTCCTTGTGCGCCGACGGTGATTCAGAAAGCGTTTGCCGAGCAAGTGCACCCACCCGGTCATTACACGCAAGCGATGCTGATCCAAGGCGTGACCGGGCTGGAAGCCGGCAAGCTGGCAGCCGCCCTGACACGCCTCTGCCAGCATCACGATGCGCTGCGCATGTCGGTGAATGAGGACGGCAGCCTGCGTCTGCGCGGGCTGGAGGAAGGAGACTTGTTCCATCTGTCCGAACTGCCGGCGGGCGCCGCGGAAACGGAACAGCGGGACGCGTTCCTGACCGCGCAGCGCCGCCTGCAACTGGAGCGCGGGCCGTTGATCGCAGCGGTGATGAGCGCCGACGCGGGCATGCTGATGCTGGCGATCCATCACATCGCTGTCGACGTCGTCTCGTGGAACACGCTGCTCGAAGATCTGGTCAGCCTGCTCGCCGATGCCGAGCAGCCGCTGCCTTTCAAAACGACCTCCTTGCCCGCTTGGACGAGCCTCTTGCATGAATGGGCGGAGCAAGGTGGCGCTGTCACAGAACTGCCTTACTGGCGAGAGACGGCCATCGCAGCTCAGGCGGAGCAGACGCCCCTTTCCCTGCAGACTTACCGCTATGCAGAAACGGCCGAAGTGACCTGCACGATCGGCGGAGCGACGGGCGACGCGCTGGGCGGCGAGGCGAACCGGGCGTTCCACACCGAGACGGTGCATCTGGTGCTGTCCGTGCTGACCCGTGCGCTGTGCAACTGGACAGATACGTCCGCGCTGCTGCTCAATCTCGAAGGCCACGGCCGGGAAGAATTTGCCCACGGGCTGGATGTCTCCCGCACGGTCGGCTGGTTTACCAGCAACTACCCGGTGCTGTTCCAGACGGGAGCAGATGCGGGCGAGACGGTCAAATCGCTCAAAGAAACGTTGCGCAGCGTGCCGCGCCGCGGTTTCGGCTACGGCGTGCTGAAGGCGCTGACGCCCGGCTTGTCGGAGGAAGATCAGGCACTGCTTGCCTCGATGCGACCGGCGGTCAACTTCAACTATCTGGGCCTGCAAGGGGCGCAGCAGCAAGACGGCGTCACCGTCGAAGCGCTCTCCGCCGATCTCACGGTGGACGGCGACTGCGCATTCCCTTGGGCGCTCGACATCGTGGGCAGCCAGACGGGCGCGGGCATCACATTCGCGATTCGCTATGCGACGTCGCAGTTTGCCAGCGCACAGATGAACGAACTGCTGACAAAAATCACCGAAGCGGCCGACGAACTGGTGCAGTTCTGCCTGGCCCGTCCGAACGGTGAAAAGACCGCGTCCGACTTTACAGTATCTCCGCTGCGGCAAGAAGAGTTGGAGAGCATCTTAGACGATTTGGATCTGTAG